A window of Hyperolius riggenbachi isolate aHypRig1 chromosome 1, aHypRig1.pri, whole genome shotgun sequence contains these coding sequences:
- the LOC137507400 gene encoding uncharacterized protein: MEAPGEQEQSEEHRETAAQPARRATPTQARGREDAATPPVKTTTPVRRRGTLPPTRRETESEMSGAVSGLLGILQSHQTLITRQLQDEDRGHIMEQYKSHITSLQCELDAVHGHYRDELKMMHEMHRGEIDQLRAQHHQSVGQLQNMMQQMHQQSKELLKLQAHPCFHTVMSLIPYLEKVPSQNLMACHSNLLEVIKQHMDTPLLQPPIFRPPQPTAVPTWQSSQMYTGYRGSQYGPPLSGSSSSTTSTQESPDFQAATPTFSSSGADTI, encoded by the coding sequence atggaagctccaggggaacaagaacaaagtgaggagcaccgagagactgcagcacaaccagcgcgcagggcaaccccgacacaggccagaggacgggaagatgctgccacaccaccagtgaagaccaccacaccagtgaggcgtcgaggtaccctccccccaacaaggagagagacagagtccgagatgtccggggctgtctccggacttctcgggattcttcagagccaccaaactctcataacccggcagttgcaagatgaggacagaggccatatcatggagcagtacaagtcccacatcacttcactgcaatgtgagctcgacgctgtacatgggcactacagggacgagcttaaaatgatgcatgagatgcacagaggagaaatcgaccaactgcgtgcgcagcatcatcagtcggtgggccagctgcagaacatgatgcagcaaatgcatcaacaaagcaaggaactactgaaattgcaggcacacccgtgttttcacactgtgatgtctctaataccatatctggaaaaggtgccttcccaaaacctgatggcgtgccattccaatttgctggaggtgattaaacagcacatggacacgccattattgcaaccaccaatttttagacccccacaaccaacagcggtgcccacctggcaatcatcacagatgtacaccggctacagaggcagtcaatatgggccaccgctgtcagggtccagctcatccacgaccagcacccaagagagtccagatttccaggcagcaactcccaccttttcgagtagtggtgccgatacaatttga